Proteins from a genomic interval of Brachybacterium vulturis:
- the tsaE gene encoding tRNA (adenosine(37)-N6)-threonylcarbamoyltransferase complex ATPase subunit type 1 TsaE, which produces MRSLTVRTGDAEGTRAVAQALAGVLRPGDLLVLDGPLGAGKTTFTQGLGAGLGVRGPVASPTFVIERVHPHLAGGLDLVHVDAYRLGGEGEIDDLDLEADLDRAVTVVEWGRDRVEHLAESTLLVVLDRPDRVEDPEDPDEPRTLHLIPSGPRWDEQAIRQLEDALAPLIAAEGTTEPRDAAPTTRPAKENR; this is translated from the coding sequence ATGCGCTCCCTGACCGTGCGCACCGGTGACGCCGAGGGCACCCGCGCCGTGGCCCAGGCCCTGGCCGGCGTGCTGCGGCCCGGGGACCTGCTGGTGCTGGATGGCCCGCTCGGGGCGGGCAAGACCACCTTCACCCAGGGGCTCGGTGCCGGGCTCGGGGTGCGCGGCCCGGTCGCCTCCCCGACCTTCGTCATCGAGCGGGTCCACCCCCACCTCGCCGGCGGGCTCGATCTGGTCCACGTCGACGCCTACCGCCTCGGCGGGGAGGGCGAGATCGACGACCTCGACCTGGAGGCCGATCTCGACCGCGCCGTGACCGTCGTGGAATGGGGACGCGACCGGGTCGAGCATCTCGCCGAGTCCACGCTGCTGGTGGTGCTGGACCGACCCGACCGGGTCGAGGACCCCGAGGACCCCGACGAGCCGCGCACCCTGCACCTGATCCCCAGCGGCCCCCGCTGGGACGAGCAGGCGATCCGGCAGCTGGAGGACGCGCTGGCCCCCCTCATCGCGGCGGAGGGGACCACAGAGCCCCGAGACGCCGCCCCGACCACCCGACCCGCGAAGGAGAACCGCTGA
- the tsaB gene encoding tRNA (adenosine(37)-N6)-threonylcarbamoyltransferase complex dimerization subunit type 1 TsaB, whose product MLLGIDTSGAVSTAVARGELTGPAPEILQVRSDERSRHHDEVLLDLIDQTLQAAGVERTELTGVVVGRGPGPFTGLRVGLVSARSIAAVLGVPLHGLSSLDALAHQALAALGPAPEGPVSVGVALDARRREVYHARYRRESTGEVTRTAEPAVHTPADVADELTACDVLVGSGTGIYPELLPATMDLVHVDAGHLILAAAALSARGEDLSSTEPMYLREPDAAKPTARKSALGR is encoded by the coding sequence ATGCTGCTGGGGATCGACACCTCCGGGGCGGTGAGCACCGCGGTCGCCCGCGGCGAGCTCACCGGGCCCGCCCCCGAGATCCTGCAGGTCCGCTCCGATGAGCGCTCCCGCCACCACGACGAGGTGCTGCTGGACCTGATCGACCAGACCCTGCAGGCGGCGGGCGTGGAGCGCACCGAGCTCACCGGGGTCGTCGTCGGCCGCGGCCCCGGCCCCTTCACCGGACTGCGGGTGGGGCTGGTCTCCGCACGCTCGATCGCCGCCGTGCTGGGAGTGCCCCTGCACGGGCTCAGCTCCCTGGATGCCCTCGCCCACCAGGCGCTCGCCGCACTCGGACCCGCACCGGAGGGCCCGGTCAGCGTCGGCGTCGCCCTGGACGCCCGGCGCCGCGAGGTCTACCACGCCCGCTACCGGCGCGAGAGCACCGGTGAGGTCACCCGGACCGCGGAGCCTGCAGTGCACACTCCCGCCGACGTGGCCGACGAGCTCACCGCCTGCGACGTGCTGGTCGGCTCCGGCACCGGGATCTACCCTGAGCTGCTGCCGGCGACCATGGACCTGGTGCACGTCGACGCCGGGCACCTGATCCTCGCCGCCGCCGCGCTGAGCGCCCGCGGTGAGGACCTCAGCAGCACCGAGCCGATGTACCTGCGCGAGCCCGACGCCGCCAAGCCCACCGCGCGCAAGAGCGCCCTGGGCCGCTGA
- a CDS encoding GNAT family N-acetyltransferase: MHGASQDGAPWALRPATVEDVEQIAVAELELFPDEAWNVFQLAEEIAHPDRRYVVAAQGERADGALLGYAGIMLAGDLADLHTIGTREEGRGIGRALLHWCEQQARDGGAQRMLLEVREDNERARAFYTAAGYREIDRRRGYYRIRSRRIDALVMQRDLGADGGSPA; encoded by the coding sequence ATGCACGGCGCTTCCCAGGACGGCGCGCCCTGGGCGCTGCGCCCGGCCACCGTCGAGGACGTCGAGCAGATCGCCGTCGCCGAGCTCGAGCTGTTCCCCGACGAGGCCTGGAACGTCTTCCAGCTCGCCGAGGAGATCGCCCACCCCGACCGCCGCTACGTGGTCGCCGCCCAGGGGGAGAGGGCCGATGGCGCACTGCTCGGCTACGCCGGCATCATGCTCGCCGGCGACCTCGCGGACCTGCACACCATCGGCACCCGCGAGGAGGGCAGGGGGATCGGCCGCGCGCTGCTCCACTGGTGCGAGCAGCAGGCCCGCGACGGCGGCGCCCAGCGGATGCTGCTCGAGGTGCGCGAGGACAACGAGCGAGCCCGCGCCTTCTACACCGCTGCCGGCTACCGGGAGATCGACCGTCGTCGCGGCTACTACCGGATCCGCAGCCGCCGCATCGACGCACTGGTGATGCAGCGCGACCTGGGAGCGGACGGAGGCTCGCCAGCCTGA
- a CDS encoding ABC transporter ATP-binding protein gives MRSDHPTSTAEPTTPETADAPGALQRDLPPQPVPGPAAPVTAGSAVPDRTALSLRGMRKSFDRTEVVHGISLDVPRGSFYGIVGPNGAGKTTTLSMATGLLRPDGGTAHVLGHDMWAEPHEAKARLGVLADGLRTFDRLTGRELLTYVGLVRGMEPAVVEERMESLLSALDLAGEDGKLVVDYSAGMTKKILLASALLHAPRLLVLDEPLEAVDPVSAQVIRTILTAYVDGGGTVVLSSHVMELVEGLCSHVAIIADGELLADGTLDEVRRGGSLVQTFIDLVGGGDVAEGSLSWLES, from the coding sequence ATGCGCAGCGACCATCCGACGTCCACAGCGGAACCCACCACCCCCGAGACCGCCGACGCCCCGGGCGCCCTGCAGCGGGACCTCCCACCGCAGCCCGTCCCCGGTCCGGCCGCACCGGTGACCGCCGGGAGCGCGGTCCCGGACCGCACCGCCCTGTCCCTGCGCGGGATGCGCAAGTCCTTCGACAGGACTGAGGTGGTCCACGGGATCTCCCTGGACGTGCCCCGCGGCTCCTTCTACGGGATCGTCGGCCCCAACGGCGCCGGCAAGACCACCACCTTGTCGATGGCGACCGGCCTGCTGCGGCCCGACGGCGGCACCGCCCACGTGCTCGGGCACGACATGTGGGCCGAGCCCCATGAGGCCAAGGCCCGCCTCGGCGTCCTCGCCGACGGCCTGCGGACCTTCGACCGGCTCACCGGGCGCGAGCTGCTCACCTATGTGGGGCTGGTGCGCGGGATGGAACCGGCCGTGGTCGAGGAGCGCATGGAGTCGCTGCTGTCGGCCCTGGACCTGGCGGGCGAGGACGGCAAGCTGGTGGTCGACTACTCCGCCGGCATGACCAAGAAGATCCTGCTCGCCAGCGCCCTGCTGCACGCACCGCGGCTGCTGGTCCTGGACGAGCCGCTGGAGGCGGTCGACCCGGTCTCCGCCCAGGTGATCCGCACGATCCTCACCGCCTATGTGGACGGGGGCGGCACCGTGGTGCTCTCCAGCCATGTGATGGAGCTGGTCGAGGGGCTGTGCAGCCACGTCGCGATCATCGCCGACGGAGAGCTGCTGGCCGACGGCACGCTCGACGAGGTCCGCCGGGGCGGCAGCCTGGTGCAGACCTTCATCGACCTCGTCGGCGGCGGCGATGTGGCGGAGGGGAGCCTGTCGTGGTTGGAGTCCTGA
- a CDS encoding AI-2E family transporter, whose product MSKLRPTPRAQSLAPEVEEMPIGVRRAASWSWRLIVVVAASALILWGLMQITTIVIPVVIAILLAALLTPVVKVLTRYTFLGRGAASGVALLGLLLVISGMFTLAGRQLVAQFADIQEKAVRGFQGLVGWATSTFQIDTPMINSAIDEGIDQLQQYSGQLVSGAVSTAAVLGNVATGIVVALFTLFFLLSGGAGIWRWVVGLLPPAARVPTHEAFRRGWKALSAYMRTQILVAAVDAFGIAIGMVGLGLGSYAVPIWLLVFLFSFVPLVGAIASGAIAVLLVLVLNNWIGALIMLAIVLVVQQLESNVLQPFLMGKAVELHPLAVFLGVATGALVAGIAGALFAIPVLAFLNATLLYVVGRDPAPDLGHDRGSAEHFAALTRRRPHPAARAAEERKRPMLPGLSSLRPSGARQAAAVEAPRADAAPQRTAAPAHEADAAAPDAAPLDGDTPGQDRVPSEDGVLGQDRLPGQDGVPGHNGEPGQGDAPRTGGA is encoded by the coding sequence ATGTCGAAGCTGCGCCCCACCCCGCGGGCACAGAGCCTTGCCCCCGAGGTGGAAGAGATGCCGATCGGGGTGCGTCGGGCGGCATCCTGGTCCTGGCGGCTGATCGTCGTCGTCGCAGCCTCGGCCCTGATCCTCTGGGGCCTGATGCAGATCACCACCATCGTGATCCCGGTGGTGATCGCGATCCTGCTCGCCGCGCTGCTGACCCCGGTGGTCAAGGTGCTCACCCGCTACACCTTCCTGGGCCGGGGGGCGGCCAGCGGCGTGGCCCTGCTGGGACTGCTGCTGGTGATCTCGGGGATGTTCACCCTGGCCGGCCGGCAGCTGGTCGCGCAGTTCGCCGATATCCAGGAGAAGGCGGTCCGGGGGTTCCAGGGCCTGGTGGGGTGGGCGACCTCGACCTTCCAGATCGACACGCCGATGATCAATTCGGCGATCGACGAGGGGATCGACCAGCTGCAGCAGTACTCCGGTCAGCTGGTCAGCGGTGCGGTGAGCACCGCGGCAGTGCTCGGTAACGTCGCCACCGGGATCGTGGTGGCCCTGTTCACCCTGTTCTTCCTGCTCTCGGGCGGGGCGGGGATCTGGCGCTGGGTGGTGGGCCTGCTGCCGCCGGCGGCCCGGGTCCCCACCCATGAGGCCTTCCGCCGCGGCTGGAAGGCGCTCTCGGCGTATATGCGCACCCAGATCCTGGTGGCCGCCGTGGACGCCTTCGGCATCGCGATCGGCATGGTGGGGCTGGGGCTCGGCTCCTATGCGGTGCCGATCTGGCTGCTGGTGTTCCTGTTCTCCTTCGTGCCGCTGGTCGGTGCGATCGCCTCGGGCGCGATCGCCGTGCTGCTGGTGCTGGTGCTGAACAACTGGATCGGTGCGCTGATCATGCTCGCGATCGTGCTGGTCGTGCAGCAGCTGGAGAGCAACGTCCTGCAGCCCTTCCTGATGGGCAAGGCCGTCGAGCTGCATCCGCTGGCGGTGTTCCTCGGCGTCGCGACCGGCGCGCTGGTCGCCGGGATCGCCGGGGCGCTGTTCGCCATCCCGGTGCTGGCCTTCCTCAACGCGACCCTGCTGTACGTGGTGGGTCGGGACCCGGCCCCGGACCTCGGGCACGACCGCGGCAGCGCCGAGCACTTCGCCGCGCTGACCCGCCGCAGGCCGCATCCTGCGGCGCGCGCCGCCGAGGAGCGGAAGCGGCCGATGCTGCCGGGCCTGTCGTCCCTGCGCCCCTCGGGTGCGCGGCAGGCGGCAGCGGTCGAGGCGCCGCGCGCAGACGCCGCCCCGCAGCGGACCGCTGCTCCCGCGCACGAGGCCGATGCGGCAGCGCCGGATGCTGCACCGCTCGACGGTGACACCCCCGGCCAGGACCGCGTCCCGAGCGAGGACGGCGTCCTCGGCCAGGACCGCCTCCCGGGCCAGGACGGCGTCCCGGGGCACAACGGTGAGCCGGGCCAGGGCGACGCTCCGCGCACAGGCGGTGCCTGA
- the greA gene encoding transcription elongation factor GreA yields the protein MSSQPNGAWLTQDAYDRLAKELAELEGPGRTEIAERIAAARDEGDLKENGGYHAAREEQGKMEARISDLQRLLKNAVVGEAPKDDGIVEPGMVVVISMAGKERTFLLGNREIADGDDTLEVYSSESPLGSSIHGSKVGDSVDYTAPNGKSFPIEILQASPYKV from the coding sequence ATGAGCAGCCAGCCGAATGGCGCCTGGCTCACCCAGGACGCGTACGACCGCCTTGCCAAGGAGCTCGCAGAGCTCGAGGGCCCGGGACGCACCGAGATCGCCGAGCGCATCGCCGCGGCTCGCGACGAAGGGGACCTCAAGGAGAACGGCGGCTATCACGCCGCTCGTGAGGAGCAGGGAAAGATGGAGGCCCGGATCTCGGACCTCCAGCGACTCCTGAAGAACGCCGTGGTCGGCGAGGCGCCGAAGGACGACGGCATCGTCGAGCCCGGCATGGTCGTGGTCATCTCGATGGCCGGCAAGGAGCGCACCTTCCTGCTGGGCAACCGCGAGATCGCCGACGGCGACGACACCCTCGAGGTGTACTCCTCGGAGTCGCCGCTGGGAAGCTCGATCCACGGCTCCAAGGTCGGGGACTCCGTCGACTACACGGCCCCGAACGGGAAGTCCTTCCCGATCGAGATCCTCCAGGCCTCGCCCTACAAGGTCTGA
- a CDS encoding DUF4307 domain-containing protein, with translation MNDATDRHADRYGGPLVSRRTARVLLALGAAAFLAVVVYVGLQVSQNPVRSELLAYDHLADDVIAVDFQVTMDPGTAATCTIQALNKGRAQVGFVETEIPAQETRRSAHHVEISTQGDAVSAEIIDCTTR, from the coding sequence ATGAACGATGCCACTGATCGCCACGCGGACCGCTACGGGGGGCCGCTCGTGAGCCGACGCACGGCCCGCGTGCTCCTCGCACTCGGCGCGGCGGCGTTCCTGGCGGTCGTGGTCTACGTCGGGCTGCAGGTCTCGCAGAACCCGGTCCGCTCGGAGCTCCTCGCGTACGACCATCTTGCCGACGACGTGATCGCCGTCGACTTCCAGGTGACGATGGACCCCGGCACCGCGGCGACGTGCACGATCCAGGCGCTGAACAAGGGACGGGCCCAGGTCGGCTTCGTCGAGACGGAGATTCCTGCGCAGGAGACCCGTCGCAGCGCGCACCACGTCGAGATCTCCACCCAGGGCGATGCCGTCTCCGCGGAGATCATCGACTGCACGACCCGCTGA
- the mca gene encoding mycothiol conjugate amidase Mca, with protein MTVQLPTPDEPLRMVAVHAHPDDESSKGAGSTARYAREGVQVTVITCTGGERGDVLNPRLRDDPSMTPEALPGIRRQEMERAREILGVDHEWLGFIDSGLPEGDPLPPLPAGSFATLPVEEAARQLVEVVRRLRPHVMTTYDENGGYPHPDHIQVNRISLAAFDLAADPAFAPELGEPWAIAKLYYVNGFHRQRFSAVSRHLREEGTPNEMLEQMLQHYDESRDRVLTTRVDVRDFLAIRDDALRAHATQVDPEGPFFRISHEAEIAAWGTEDFELHLSRIGVKLPEDDLFAGLRHQHVEARP; from the coding sequence GTGACCGTCCAGCTGCCCACCCCCGATGAACCTCTGCGGATGGTGGCCGTCCACGCGCACCCCGACGACGAATCGTCTAAGGGCGCCGGGTCGACTGCGCGCTATGCGCGCGAGGGCGTCCAGGTCACGGTCATCACCTGCACCGGCGGGGAGCGCGGCGACGTGCTCAACCCGCGCCTGCGCGACGATCCGTCCATGACTCCCGAAGCGCTGCCCGGGATCCGCCGCCAGGAGATGGAGCGGGCCCGGGAGATCCTCGGTGTGGATCACGAATGGCTGGGCTTCATCGACTCCGGCCTTCCCGAGGGCGACCCGCTGCCGCCGCTGCCGGCCGGCAGCTTCGCGACGCTCCCCGTCGAGGAGGCCGCCCGGCAGCTGGTCGAGGTCGTGCGTCGGCTGCGTCCCCACGTGATGACCACGTACGACGAGAACGGCGGCTATCCGCACCCGGACCACATCCAGGTCAACCGCATCAGCCTGGCCGCCTTCGACCTCGCCGCGGATCCCGCCTTCGCCCCCGAGCTCGGCGAGCCCTGGGCGATCGCGAAGCTCTACTACGTCAACGGCTTCCACCGGCAGCGGTTCTCGGCGGTGAGCAGGCATCTGCGGGAGGAGGGCACTCCGAACGAGATGCTGGAACAGATGCTGCAGCACTACGACGAGAGCAGGGACCGGGTGCTGACCACCCGTGTGGACGTGCGCGACTTCCTGGCGATCCGGGATGATGCGCTGCGCGCCCACGCCACCCAGGTCGATCCCGAGGGACCGTTCTTCCGCATCTCCCACGAGGCCGAGATCGCCGCCTGGGGCACCGAGGACTTCGAGCTGCACCTCTCCCGCATCGGCGTGAAGCTGCCCGAGGACGACCTGTTCGCCGGTCTGCGCCACCAGCACGTGGAGGCCCGGCCGTGA
- the trhA gene encoding PAQR family membrane homeostasis protein TrhA: MSSGPHRVAAEQPGPRRPDHAGPGEPGDPGDLGDPSDPGDPTGPAGEPGDPAGPAEASATPDPRTPRAAAETAAAVAESGGTRMPADDELPTAENFPFAPRTLTRTMARRATQLGLQLPKPRLRGMLHLIAFPATVVAGLGLVALGDTLQIRLACAVFVLTAGMLFGVSAVYHRGTWSPQRAIMLRRFDHANIFLIIAGTYTPLAIALLAPRQALTLLAIAWGGAAIGVCFRVFWTGAPRWIYVPAYIALGWVAVFYMPQLQVTGGWAVVWLLVIGGLAYTAGAVMYALKRPNPSPAWFGFHEIFHAGTLIGFGCHFAAVAVAVA, from the coding sequence ATGAGTTCCGGACCCCACCGCGTCGCCGCAGAGCAGCCCGGCCCGCGACGCCCCGACCACGCCGGTCCCGGCGAACCCGGCGACCCCGGCGACCTCGGCGACCCCAGTGACCCCGGTGACCCGACCGGACCGGCAGGCGAACCCGGCGACCCGGCCGGGCCGGCAGAGGCGAGCGCGACGCCCGACCCCCGCACCCCCCGCGCCGCCGCCGAGACCGCGGCGGCGGTCGCGGAGAGCGGCGGCACCAGGATGCCGGCCGACGACGAGCTGCCCACCGCCGAGAACTTCCCCTTCGCCCCGCGTACGCTCACCCGCACCATGGCGCGGCGAGCCACCCAGCTCGGGCTGCAGCTGCCCAAGCCGCGCCTGCGCGGGATGCTGCATCTGATCGCCTTCCCCGCCACCGTGGTGGCCGGGCTGGGACTGGTCGCCCTCGGTGACACCTTGCAGATCCGGCTGGCCTGCGCGGTGTTCGTGCTGACCGCCGGCATGCTGTTCGGCGTCAGCGCCGTCTATCATCGCGGCACCTGGTCCCCGCAGCGGGCGATCATGCTGCGTCGGTTCGACCACGCGAACATCTTCCTGATCATCGCCGGCACCTACACCCCGCTGGCCATCGCACTGCTGGCGCCGCGCCAAGCGCTCACCCTGTTGGCGATCGCCTGGGGCGGTGCCGCGATCGGCGTGTGCTTCCGGGTGTTCTGGACCGGGGCCCCGCGCTGGATCTACGTCCCCGCATACATCGCACTGGGCTGGGTGGCTGTCTTCTACATGCCCCAGCTGCAGGTCACCGGGGGCTGGGCCGTGGTCTGGCTGCTGGTGATCGGCGGCCTCGCCTACACCGCCGGCGCGGTCATGTACGCGCTGAAGCGGCCCAATCCCTCACCAGCCTGGTTCGGCTTCCACGAGATCTTCCACGCCGGCACGCTGATCGGCTTCGGCTGCCACTTCGCGGCGGTCGCGGTCGCCGTGGCCTGA
- a CDS encoding isoprenyl transferase, protein MDDDGLLYRVYERRLLRELESFELPQHLGVIVDGNRRWAKEAGETTEHGHRVGAAKILEFLSWCDDLDIPLVTVWMLSTDNLRRPLEELTALYEIIAATIGRIIEAGYCVRLTGNAEELPEAMRADISRAQERTSPESQLTVNVAIGYGGREEIVDAVQELVRDLAAQGLDGESIAAAVSIDSIAEHLYTRGQPDPDLIIRTSGEQRLSGFLLWQSVHSEYWFCETYWPGFRRIDLLRALRNFCLRERRFGA, encoded by the coding sequence ATGGACGACGACGGCCTTCTGTACCGCGTCTACGAGAGGCGCCTCCTCCGCGAGCTCGAGAGCTTCGAGCTCCCGCAGCACCTGGGCGTGATCGTGGACGGCAACCGCCGCTGGGCGAAGGAGGCGGGGGAGACCACCGAGCACGGCCACCGCGTCGGCGCCGCGAAGATCCTCGAATTCCTCTCCTGGTGCGATGACCTCGACATCCCGCTGGTCACCGTCTGGATGCTGTCCACCGACAACCTGCGCCGACCGCTCGAGGAGCTCACCGCTCTCTACGAGATCATCGCCGCCACCATCGGCCGGATCATCGAAGCCGGCTACTGCGTGCGGCTGACCGGGAACGCCGAGGAGCTGCCGGAGGCGATGCGCGCCGACATCTCCCGCGCACAGGAGCGCACCTCCCCGGAGTCCCAGCTCACGGTCAACGTGGCGATCGGCTACGGCGGGCGCGAGGAGATCGTCGACGCCGTGCAGGAGCTGGTGCGGGACCTGGCCGCGCAGGGCCTGGACGGCGAATCCATCGCCGCGGCGGTCAGCATCGACTCCATCGCCGAGCATCTCTACACCCGTGGGCAGCCCGATCCGGACCTCATCATCCGCACCTCGGGCGAGCAGCGCCTCTCAGGATTCCTGCTGTGGCAGTCGGTGCACTCCGAGTACTGGTTCTGCGAGACCTACTGGCCCGGATTCCGCCGCATCGACCTGCTGCGCGCCCTGCGGAACTTCTGTCTGCGCGAGCGGCGGTTCGGCGCCTGA
- a CDS encoding PhoH family protein, protein MLADVETGVITYVVDTSVLLSDPQSLHRFAEHDIVLPIVVITELEAKRHHPDLGYFARQALRILDDLRELHGNLSQPLPIGKDGGHVHVELNHMSTASLPDGFRLGDNDTRILAVAKNLQLEGKNVVLVSKDLPMRIKASATGVHAEEYRAELARDRGYTGMVTASVDEQTMSDLYDGQTVEVPEVAHHPVHTGLTLTSPRGSALGRVTRDKQVRLVPGDQTVFGVSGRSAEQRVAIDLLQDESVGIVSLGGRAGTGKSALALCAGLEAVLERRTQRRIMVFRPLFAVGGQELGYLPGDQGEKMGPWGQAVFDTLGSMVSQNVIDEVLSRGMLEVLPLTHIRGRSLHDAFVIVDEAQSLERNVLLTMLSRIGQNSRVVLTHDVAQRDNLRIGRYDGIASVVEALKEKDLFAHMTLQRSERSKVAELVTHVLDEPIP, encoded by the coding sequence ATGCTCGCCGATGTCGAGACGGGCGTGATCACCTACGTCGTGGACACCTCGGTGCTGCTGTCCGACCCGCAGTCCCTGCACCGCTTCGCCGAGCATGACATCGTGCTGCCGATCGTGGTCATCACCGAGCTGGAGGCCAAGCGCCACCACCCGGACCTCGGCTACTTCGCCCGTCAGGCGCTGCGAATCCTCGATGACCTCCGCGAGCTGCACGGCAACCTCTCCCAGCCGCTACCGATCGGCAAGGACGGCGGCCACGTGCACGTCGAGCTCAACCACATGAGCACCGCCTCCCTGCCGGACGGCTTCCGGCTCGGCGACAACGACACCCGTATCCTCGCCGTCGCGAAGAACCTCCAGCTCGAGGGCAAGAACGTGGTGCTGGTGTCGAAGGATCTGCCGATGCGCATCAAGGCCTCGGCCACCGGCGTCCACGCCGAGGAGTACCGGGCCGAGCTCGCCCGCGACCGCGGCTATACCGGCATGGTCACCGCCTCGGTGGATGAGCAGACCATGAGCGATCTCTACGACGGCCAGACCGTCGAGGTCCCCGAGGTCGCCCACCATCCGGTGCACACCGGGCTCACCCTCACCAGCCCGCGCGGCTCCGCTCTGGGCCGGGTCACCCGGGACAAGCAGGTGCGGCTGGTCCCGGGGGACCAGACCGTCTTCGGCGTCTCCGGCCGCTCCGCGGAGCAGCGGGTCGCGATCGACCTGCTGCAGGACGAGTCCGTCGGCATCGTCTCGCTCGGCGGTCGCGCGGGCACCGGCAAGAGCGCCCTGGCGCTGTGCGCGGGACTCGAGGCGGTCCTCGAGCGCCGCACCCAGCGCAGGATCATGGTGTTCCGCCCGCTGTTCGCCGTGGGTGGCCAGGAGCTCGGCTACCTGCCCGGCGACCAGGGCGAGAAGATGGGCCCCTGGGGTCAGGCCGTCTTCGACACCCTCGGCTCGATGGTCTCGCAGAACGTCATCGATGAGGTGCTCTCCCGCGGCATGCTGGAAGTGCTCCCGCTGACCCACATCCGCGGCCGCTCCCTCCACGACGCCTTCGTGATCGTGGACGAGGCCCAGTCCCTGGAGCGCAACGTGCTGCTGACCATGCTCTCCCGCATCGGCCAGAACTCCCGCGTGGTGCTCACCCACGACGTCGCCCAGCGCGACAACCTCCGCATCGGCCGCTACGACGGGATCGCCTCCGTGGTCGAGGCGCTCAAGGAGAAGGACCTGTTCGCCCACATGACGCTGCAGCGCTCCGAGAGGTCCAAGGTCGCCGAGCTGGTCACCCACGTGCTGGACGAGCCGATCCCCTGA
- a CDS encoding endonuclease domain-containing protein has protein sequence MRSVQPWYVTAEAPLGLVRILHFGVRPTCLDAASLHGLWTPPHTGFHVFRPRLLRVGEELRNARAHPVRRMAGKIITLAEEQEIILHGPALRSWPGFDPVPALDLVLTHAAHCLPVEKTAVLFESGLHRRLLSRREADRILASLPQRIRRPLTRVRADAESGTETTVRWWMESRHFPVRPQVLFPDGRRRMDLLVGRSWVIECDGREFHDDPLSYDADRARDLYLTSRGYRVTRLSWEQVFLRWEETQAMLLAILRRGEHLDPPRR, from the coding sequence ATGAGAAGCGTCCAACCCTGGTACGTCACGGCGGAGGCGCCGCTGGGCCTTGTCCGGATCCTGCACTTCGGGGTGCGGCCCACCTGTCTGGACGCGGCATCACTGCACGGGCTGTGGACGCCGCCGCACACCGGCTTCCATGTGTTCCGTCCGCGGCTGCTGCGTGTCGGTGAGGAGCTGCGGAATGCCCGCGCGCACCCTGTGCGGCGCATGGCGGGGAAGATCATCACGCTGGCCGAGGAGCAGGAGATCATCCTGCACGGTCCCGCGCTCCGATCCTGGCCCGGCTTCGACCCCGTCCCCGCCCTCGACCTCGTCCTCACCCATGCCGCACACTGCCTCCCCGTAGAGAAGACGGCCGTGCTCTTCGAGTCCGGGCTGCACCGGCGGCTGCTCTCCCGGCGTGAGGCGGACCGGATCCTGGCCTCGCTGCCGCAGCGGATCCGTCGACCCCTCACCAGGGTCCGGGCGGACGCGGAGTCCGGGACGGAGACGACGGTGCGCTGGTGGATGGAATCCCGGCACTTCCCCGTGAGACCCCAGGTGCTGTTCCCGGACGGCCGGCGACGGATGGACCTGCTGGTGGGCAGGAGCTGGGTGATCGAATGCGATGGCCGCGAGTTCCACGACGATCCGCTCAGTTACGACGCGGACCGGGCGCGGGACCTCTACCTGACGTCGCGCGGGTACCGCGTCACGCGGCTTTCCTGGGAACAGGTGTTCCTGCGCTGGGAGGAGACGCAGGCGATGCTTCTCGCCATCCTCCGCCGCGGGGAGCATCTGGACCCGCCGCGTCGCTGA
- a CDS encoding MerR family transcriptional regulator has product MSLPIGEVSRRSALSPDTLRFYEREGLLPVPGRTSGGARRYDPAVLDQLQVISTLRGLGFGLDQVRDLLAAKSSTHSVRARIDAARASIDGLEALLDEKEKALQEARDLLSQWRDELDSGEPWPDTPLPR; this is encoded by the coding sequence ATGTCGTTGCCCATCGGTGAGGTCTCCCGCCGCAGCGCGCTGAGCCCGGACACCCTGCGCTTCTACGAGCGCGAAGGGCTCCTCCCTGTGCCGGGACGCACCAGCGGCGGCGCCCGACGCTACGACCCCGCGGTGCTCGACCAGCTCCAGGTGATCTCCACCCTGCGAGGACTCGGATTCGGGCTGGACCAGGTTCGTGATCTCCTCGCCGCCAAGAGCTCCACCCACTCGGTGAGGGCGCGCATCGACGCTGCCCGCGCGAGCATCGACGGGCTCGAGGCGCTGCTGGACGAGAAGGAGAAGGCCCTGCAGGAGGCACGTGACCTGCTCAGTCAGTGGCGTGACGAACTGGATTCGGGGGAGCCGTGGCCGGATACCCCGCTCCCCCGGTGA